A region of the Muricauda sp. MAR_2010_75 genome:
TTCCGATGAAATTTTTAAGGGCTATTCCTCCAACAGTTTCCAGATTAATGACCTGGAACAAGGCGAATGGCTATTGAACGTAAAATATTTGGGAAACCAGACCAACATACCCTCGTTCATAAAAACAACCCTAAAAAACAACTTGGACGGAACAGAAACCATAAAAGTCCTTCGGTTGCAACAAAAGAATGTAAACTTTCAGTTTTTAAAATTGACCTCTGATAAGATTTCCAATTTTAGATGAAACATTTTTTCATTAAATAGTACCCAGCCGTAGTTTTTAACACCCACATTCTTAATGTTTTCATAAATATGAAAAATGAATCGTTCCATAGACATAAAGTATAATTTGAACTCTTATATTTAGCCAATTCAGATTAACTTTAAATCAAAAATGACACAAGATCTATTGTCCAAAGCCGAAGAGTTCGAGAACAGGTCACTGAGCCATATGTCCACCAGCGATAGGGTTGAAGCGTCGAGAGAAGCCAAAAAGCTTATCCTTTCCATCAATGAAATTTATAAAAAGACCAAAGATTCCAAATTAATGGAGACCATGAAGAGTCTTACCAAAAAGAAGCAAAAGATAGAAAAGCGTCTTAAAGGAAGACCATTGGTTTAATAGAACCGGTATTTTCAAATTTTTAAATAGGACCAAAATCGTTTTCCAATACCTTTCTTGCCCCAAATTGCACAATTGTTTGATTAACAGATAGAGTACTATTCTTGTCTGTTTTTCATCTTATCTCCCTACACCCTTTTCTTTAGTTCCCCTAAATCGTTTTTCCATTTACGAAGCAATTCCTACCAATTATATCCCAATTCCTGCAACGAATAAAATTGTGGATTGTTGACCCAGTGTTTTAAGTAATTTCGGTGTGAAGAAATAATCTCAACCAAAAATAAACACTTAAGCAAAATGAACACTGTAGAAACAAAGTTGGGCTACCTTTTTTGGTACTTTGTAATTGCCCTCTCCGTTTACTCCCTTATCAACAGCCTCTACCTGTATATCAATTAAGCTATATAAACACATCCATCATCAATCAAAACCCTTCAGTTAAATAAGTCTCTTAAAGGCACCTTCTGGGTGCCTTTTTTATTCTCCAAAAATCTGGGAGAGGTTTTTCACCAAACAGATTCCATGTATTTTATGGATTCCAGACGGATTTCCGATTCTTCACTTCCATTTTGGATAATCAGGGTATTATAGGGTTCCGTGGAAAAAAGTTGTTCCGTCATGACATATACGCCCCCGTCCATAAAAATCTCAATGGAAGACCAATCCAATAAAATTTTCACCTCATAAATGGAGTCATTTAACATACTAATGGGTGAAAGATGCTTTTTATCCCCAAACTCAGAATCAAAAGCCACCTTTCCAGATTTCATACGGTCTACTACAAAAGTGTTGCTTTGCGAATCCATCTCAAGCATTAAGGTTTCCTTCAGATCATTTTTAAAAATCAAACTAAAATCCTTTGAAGCTGTTTTCAGCTCAATCTGGGATTGATTCAGTCCATCAACCAATAACGTATCCGAGGTTCTGGAACTAATCAGCACATTTTCCGCCAAAATTTGAGATGCCAGTTTATCCAATTGTTCTACCGGATAGCTGGTCAGCACGAAATCATCATCCACTTTTTTAAGGGCAAGCTCGCGCGGCACCGTCATGGCACTTCGCCATTTTTGAGTCGGCGTTTTGTTCGCATAATCCCAGTTGCTCATCCACCCAATAAAAATTCGTTTGTCTTCGGGTGTATTATTGTAGGTAACACCTGCATAATTATCTGTACCATAATCAATCCATTTGGGCTTTTGTTGGTCCGATGTGAATTTCTGTCCATTAAAATCTCCAATAAAATATTGGGTGCCACTACCTCCGTTGGGAGCTCCAGGGTTTATGCTGATGATCAATATCCATTTTTCTTCATCCGTATCGGCTACCTGTATTGGAAAAAGGTCCGGGCACTCCCAAACACCTCCATGGGCCCCCTGCGTTTTTCCAAAATCGCTCAAATGTTCCCACTCTTTCAAATTTTTGGAGGCATAAAATTGAGCATGGTCTCCGGCCACCAAGGTCAAAATCCATTTTTGGGATTCCTCGTGCCAAAATACCTTAGGGTCCCTAAAATCCCTAATGCCGTTGTTCCCGATCACGGGATTGCCCTCATACTTGGTCCAAGTTGCCCCATTGTCCAAACTATAGGCAATACCCTGTGTTTGAAAATCATCCCGCCCGGCTTTTTCTCCCTCCATGGAATGATAGGTGAAAATGGCCACCAAGGGGGCTATCCCATTTTTACCAAAGCCGGAGGTGTTATGCTTATCCACAACCGCACTTCCAGAGAAAATCAGTCCATGTTCATCCGGATAGAGCGCAATGGGCTTATGCTCCCAATGCACCAAATCTTTGCTTGTGGCATGCCCCCAATGCATGGGACCCCAAACAATGTCACCGGGATAGTACTGGTAAAAGAGATGGTAGATTCCTTCGTTGTAGACCAATCCATTGGGATCGTTCATCCATTTTTCAGGAGGGGAAAAATGAAATTGGGGACGATACTCCTCTGTATATCCCTTGTCCTGCAATGCTTTGACGGGTTTTTCCCTGTTTTGTTCCTTGCACCCCATCAACCATATTCCCAAAATAAAAAGAGCGGCTCTTATTTTCATGATATTTTTGCTGTTTATCCGTATAAGTTGGTCAATTTAAGAAATCAAATTTTATTGATTTATCTTTGATTTAGATTCATATCCCATGCGATTTCAGTTACTTTTATTTCTCATGACATTGGGTATCACTTCATGCGCACAGCAGTCCATCCCAAAAGTTTTGCAACAGCTCAATGATGATACGGTCGACTATATTTCCGTGGAAGACCTTCATGAAATAGAAGCCCCCCTCCTTTTAGATGCACGGGAAAAAGAAGAGTTTGGGGTAAGTCATCTGGAAAACGCTGTTTGGGTAGGATATGATGGGTTTGATATCAATAAAGTGGTTCAACAGTTCCCCAACAAGGAAAAACCAATTGTGGTCTACTGCTCCATTGGGGTTCGCTCCGAGGATATTGGGGAACAATTAAAAAATGCTGGGTATGCCAATGTCAAAAACCTGTACGGTGGCATTTTTGAATGGAAAAACAAAGGATATCCCGTTTATGATGAAAATCAGCAAGAAACCGAAAAGGTACATGCCTTTAGCAATTATTGGGGACGTTTTTTAACCAATGCAGAAAAGGTCTACGACAAATAGATTCCAAAACTCCTGGAATGAACATCGAATATTAGTATTTGAATACAATTTTTTCGCAAAATATGTGTTAAGTGTTTGCAATGTTGTTGTTTTTTCCTACAATGCTTCTTGCGAGTTTAGATTTTGAATGAATTGTAGAATGAATAATTGATTTCTATTCCAAGAATTGGTATTGGTATGTCGTTAATGTCTTCAAAAAGAGAGTTGATACTTCCCTTTGCGGTCTTTGTTATTTTTATGACCACGGTGTCCATTTTATGGAACAATTCCTTAAAAACACAAAAGTCATCATTCATTCAGGAAATTCATAACACGGGCAATCTTCGAGCCCAAGAATTCTTCTCTTCAGTTAAATACAATATTAAGTCACTTGAAAACCTGAAGCAACGTATTGAAATGACCGATGGGTCCTATTTTCAATATTGGGAACAGGATGCCCGCCTTATTTTGGAACAAAATCCCTCCTTTAAATTTGTGGAATGGGTGGATAGCCTTATGGTCATAAGGGTAGTGACTCCTTTAAAAGGAAACGAGGCTGCCATGGGCCTGGATTTGTCCACACACCCAAGGAGTGCAGAATGGATGAGACATATGGCGCATGCTTCCACCAATATTTCCTCATGGACAAAGTTATACCAAGGTGGAAATGCTTTTTTGGTAGATGTACCCGTTTTCTTTAAAGGAAGGTTCCAGGGGTCTATCTCGGCAGGAATGGATTTCACCAACCCCTTTAATGAGCTCACATCAAGCTTGGACCTGTATGCCATTGAAATGCAGGATGAGAATGGTACAATTTTTTACTCCAAGAACAATCCCTCCACCGAAGACATTGCGGATGAATACATCTTCACCACATCTTTGGTAATAGATCCATTGGATAACCGGAAATGGACATTTAAATTGACACCCTCAGATACTGATTTTATGGTGGCAAGACAACAGGACACCTATATTCTGCTGATTTTTGCCACCTTGGTGGCATTGCTTACCAGCTTGCTCATTTATTTCTATCAGTCCTCACGAAAAAAGAACATACGCCTAAGCTATGCCAATAACAAACTCAAAGACCTCAATAAATCCCTGAAAAAAGAGAGGTTGAAAGCCGAAAAATCATCCTTGGCCAAAACCGAGTTCATCTCCAACATGAGCCACGAGATTCGGACCCCTTTAAATGCCATTATCGGTTTTATTGAAGTTTTAAAGCTTTCCAAGCTACATAGTTCCTTGCAAGAATATCTTTCATTGATGGATATCTCCTCAAAAAAATTGCTCTTGTTGGTAAACGATATTCTGGAAATTGATAAAATAGAATCTGGAAAGGTCAGCTTTAGGGAAGACATTTTTTCCCCGTTGGAAGAATTAAAAAATGTCATCAGTATTTATAGACCCAATGCCGAAGAGAAGGGACTCCATATTTTACTTGGTTCGTCCCATGAAAATGAACACAGTGTAAAAAGTGATGTTGGAAAATATGGCCAGATCATTACCAATATTATTAGAAATTCCCTCAAGTTCACAGAAAATGGAGAAATAAAGGTTTTCTATCGTGAAGAAGTGAGGAAAGAAACCTTGGCCATTGAAATTGTTGTCAAGGACTCAGGAATAGGGATTCCAAAAAACAAACTGAAAACCATTTTTGACAGGTTTACCCAAATAGATGCGGGCAAAGCAAAAAGGCACGAAGGTAGTGGTCTTGGGCTTTATATTACCCGCAGATTGGTGGAACTTTTGGGCGGAAAAATCACTGTGGACAGCGAGATAAATATTGGCACCGAATTTTGCCTGAACCTGGAGTTCCCCATTGCAGAAGTAAAACAGGATTCCTGTTTGCCCTCTGCTGAACAAATAGACCTTAGCGGTTGTAAAGTTTTGATCGTGGATGACAACCGGGTGAATGTGATTGTACTTAAAATGAGCCTGGAAAAATTGGGCATACAGGCCGAATCGGTATGTAATGGATTACAGGCCGTGGAAGCTGTGGCACAAAACGACTATGATCTTGTCTTTATGGACATACACATGCCCAATATGGATGGGTTCCAAGCTACCGAGGAAATCAGAAAAATTAACCGGGAAATAGCCATCATCGGCCTCTCCGCTGACGTGACCAAAGAGGCCATTGATGAGGCCAAAATTGTTGGCATGAACGACTACCTTACCAAACCCATTTCCTTTGACAAGCTTCGCAACCACTTACCAAATTATCTGGTAAAAATGTCATAGGCCCGCAACAGGTATTTCAAAATAATCTATTTAAGAAAGAGAATTTTTGCTGATTTGTTGGTATTCCTTTACGGTGAAATAGAAAAAATACAGACCTTTGGGTAAGTATTGGAAATGATTCCTGACCAACTGAAGAAAGTACCTCCTTCAAAAAAAATAACCGTTTGAACAATAGCCTACTTTTGATTCTAACGAGAAATCCCGAACTGGGTAAGTGCAAGACCCGATTAGCTGCCAAAGTGGGTGACAAAGCGGCATTGAACATTTATAAATTTTTACTTGACCACACCGTTTCCTTCACCAAAGACCTTGATGTGGAAAAATGGGTGTACTATTCGGAATCTATCTGGGAAAACGATATTTGGGACCAGAATAGCTATCAAAAAAAGCTCCAATTGGGGGCCAATTTAGGGGAACGGATGTTGAATACCTTTCAAGAAGGGTTCAATTCCGGTTTTGAAAAAATCATTATTATTGGCAGTGACATGTACCATCTCTCCCAAGCCAATTTGGAAGAGGCTTTTATACAATTGGAGAAACATGATTATGTGGTAGGTCCGGCCGAAGATGGCGGGTATTATCTATTGGGTATGAAATCCCTCAAAAAGGAAGTTTTCCACAACAAATCTTGGGGCTCTGATACTGTATTGTCTGACACTTTGAAGGATTTGGAGTCTGGAAGTATTTTTATGCTCCCCGTAAAGAACGATGTGGATTATTACGAAGACATAAAAGATATTGCGGCTTTTCAGCCGTTTTTAAAACCTATAAAAGAATGACGCAAGCACAACTTGACGAATCTGTTGATCATTTAAAAAAGAGAGGGTTTGATGCTCCCGAAATTGGCATCGTCCTTGGCACCGGGTTAGGCCAATTGGTGGATGATATTGAAGACCCCATCGAGGCACACTATAACCATATTCCCTATTTTCCATTGGCCACAGTGGAGTTTCATACCGGAAAATTGATCTATGGAACCATCGCAGGCAAAAAAGCCGTGGTCATGCAAGGTCGTTTTCATTTATATGAAGGGTACGACTTCTTGGACATCACCTATCCCATTAGGGTAATGAACCAATTGGGTATAAAAAAGCTATTTGTGTCCAATGCCGCCGGCGCCATCAACCTCAGCTTCAAAAAAGGGGACATTATGCTTATTGAGGACCATATCAATCTACAAGGAGGTTCTCCATTGGCCTTTAAAAATGTGTCTGAATTTGGAGATCGGTTTGTGGACATGAGCGAACCGTACGACCTTGATATGCGCAACAAAATAGAGTCCATAGCGCAAAAAGAAGGCATTTCACTTCAAAAAGGCGTTTATGCCTCTGTTGTTGGTCCACAATTGGAGACCAAGGCAGAATATCGCATGCTCAAAACCCTTGGTGCTGATGCAGTTGGAATGAGTACCGTCCCCGAAGTAATTGTTGCCAATCATTTACGACTACCCATTGTGGCCGTGTCCGTTTTAACCGATGAATGCGACCCTGATAACTTGGACCCGGTGAATATTGAAGAAATATTGGAAATTGCCAATAAGACCGAGCCAAAAATGATACAATTGTTCAAAGAACTAATTAAACAACTATGAGCTATTTAAATGCAACCCAAGACCTTTATAAAGAGGCTGCCCTGACCCCAGATGTGGGACTCTGCTGTACCACCAATCCCATTTGGCAATTCCCTGGGCTATCCATTCCCAAGATCATGCAGGAAATGAATTACGGCTGCGGAAGCACAGTCTCAGCACAGGATTTGGTGAACAACCCAAAAATTCTCTATGTAGGTGTGGGTGGTGGCATGGAGTTGTTGCAGTTTTCTTATTTCTCTAGGCAACAAGGTGGTGTCACCGGGGTGGATTCCGTTGACGAAATGCTGGAAGCTTCCCGAAAAAACTTCAAAGTAGCCGAGGAAGAGAATGATTGGTTCAAAAGTGAATATGTGAATTTGGTAAAGGGTGATGCCCTTAACCTTCCCGTTGCCAATGAAAGTATTGACGTAGCTGCCCAAAACTGCCTCTTCAATATTTTTAAAATGGACGATTTGAAAAAAGCCGTCTCTGAAATGTATCGGGTGTTAAAGCCTCATGGCAGGTTGGTGATGAGCGATCCCATCTGCGAACAGCCCATGAATGAAGCACTTCGCAACGATGACCGACTTAGGGCACAATGCCTTAGTGGAAGTATTCCATTAAAAGATTATGTAAAGGTTCTGACCGATGCCGGTTTTGGGACTATTGAAATAAGGGGCAGAAGGTCATATAGGGTTTTGTCGCCCAACCATTACCCAACCGACGAACTGGTTTATATTGAATCCATTGAAATTGCAGCCATAAAAGACCCAATGCCCGAAGATGGACCTTGCATGTTCACGGGAAAAACAGCCATCTATTATGGGGACGAGGAATACTTTGATGATGGCAAAGGCCATGTCCTGTTCCAAAACCAACCCTTGGCCGTGTGCGATAAAACCGCAGCAGCTTTGGCAAAGGCTTCTGACCAAATTCACGTTAGTGAAAGCACTTGGCACTATAATGGTGGTGGTTGCTGCTAATACGGGAACCATTTCTAAAAAAGAGGCATGAATGTAATCCTGCATCTACTACTTGGCGTATTTCTTCTTTCCTGTAATGGCAAGAAGGAAAAAATGGAGGTTCACTATCAAATTAGTACTTCCAAACCTGACCATGCGATTTGGAACACGCTTTTGAAAAACCATGTGGATGAGAATGGGAATGTGAACTATACAGATTTCAAGCAGAATGGGGCACGACTTGACAATTATTTAAGCCATTTGGCACAACACCCCCCTTCCCAAACATGGTCCAAGGAAGATTCATTGGCGTACTATATCAACCTATACAATGCGGCCACCGTTAAACTGATTGTGGACCACTACCCCGTTGCAAGCATCAAGGACATTCCTAACAGATGGGGCAAAAAATGGATAAACGTTGGAAACACCATCCTGTCCTTGGATTACATTGAACACAAAATACTGCGCAAAATGAACGAACCACGAATCCATTTTGCCATCAATTGTGCTTCATATTCCTGTCCCAAATTATTGAATGAGGCCTTTGTTGCTGAAAACATGGAGCAACAACTCACCAAAGTGACCAGTGATTTTGTGAACGATTCCACAAAAAATCGCTTTGAAAATGGTGAGGCCCAACTTTCAAAAATATTTAAATGGTACAGAAGTGATTTTACAGAAGATTTATCACTTTTGGGGTATATCAATCAATATTTAAAAAATTCCATTGGCAATGATGCCGATGTCGAATATTTAGATTATGATTGGAGCTTAAATGATGCCAAGTAAAAATCATTCAATAAGTATTATTGTCCCAGTGCTGAATGAGGAGCTTTGTATAGGAGAGTTGCTCAACCACCTCAATCAGAACTCAATGCCTTCCAATAGCATAGAAATTATTTGTGTGGATGGTGGAAGTACCGACAAAACGCCGAAAATTGCTACGCAACATGGGGCCAAAGTGGTTCTGTCCCAAAAAGGCAGGGCCAAACAAATGAACCTTGGTGCCGAACATGCCACAGGTGACATCCTTTACTTTTTACACGCAGATACCTTCCCTCCCAACCATTTTGATCAATTTATTTTGAAAGCAGTCAACAATGGCTTTTTAGCGGGCTGTTTTCGAATGCAATTTGACACGAAAAACCTTTTTCTGCGCTTTTTTGCCTGGTTTTCCAGGTTTAATCTACTCCTTTGCAGAGGGGGCGACCAGTCCTTGTTTGTGGAACGGGAACTTTTTAAAACGGCCCATGGTTTCAACGAGGCGTATCGTATTTATGAGGATACGGAATTTATAGATCGATTATACAGACAAACAAAGTTTAAGGTCTTATCGGCCCATGTTGTTACTTCGGCACGGAAATATCAGGAAATCGGCACTTTGAAACTTCAATTCCATTTTGCCATTATCCATCTAAAAAAGTATTTGGGAGCAGGTCCCGAAGAACTGTATCGCTATTATAAAAAGTTTGTTTCTACCTGAAAAGCTTATTCCTCAATAATGTCTAAATCGGCAAAATCGTTCATGATACCACTGGTAAGTAAATTGGCCAACTGTTTTTTGTTGGGCCGAACTGAAAATTTTTCTTCAGTTGACTTGGAAGATTCATTTTCCAAAGTAAGCAAGCTTACTGCCGGAAGGGTATTTTTGGCCAAGTACAGGCTATTCTTATCCTTAAATATCATGTTGTTGTTATCCTGGGGGTTGGACACACTGTTCTTTTTGAACACATTTTGGATGTTCTCCGCCAATCGCTGCCCTTCTTCACTTTTATTGTAATGATAAACAGCCACATTCATGTTGCCCGTTCCTGTAACGGTATTGGCCCGTATCATCAAAACGCGTTGGTATTTCCCGCTGTTTTGAAGATAGCGTTTGTTTATGGCATCAATAAACTTGTCCAGTCTTTGAGTTTGGGCCATCTCGGCTCCACCTTCTTCTTCAATTTCAGGATTATCATTGCCCATAATATAAACTTTTGCCCCGTGCACCATGAGTTCTGATGCCAAGTTTTGGACGGTTTCCATTACAAATCCATTATCTTGATGGGCATCATTCTCCACGATCAAGTAATAGACCGCGTCTTTGAGTTTCTCGCTTTTTAGGGACATGCCAGCCAATTCTTTGTCAAAAATGGGCTTTTCTGTTCCGTTTTCTCCAAGTATTTGCACTCCTGTTTTCTTGAAAGAATCGGTTGCTTTAGGAATTTGGTAGGCCACTCCAATCTGCAAAAAGCTTCCATCCTTAATTTTTTCTCCATTTAGCTTGATGAACTCTTCATAGTGTTTCACAGGGTCTAGACCCTGTTTTCGAAGGAGGGAAAAAATACCATCGCCCTGTTCTGCAATGACCACATTGGGAGTGTCTTGAGCGAATAAAAATGAGCAGGCGCATACCCAAAACAAAAGGGATGGAATAAATTTCATCAGGTTCAGTTTATAATTGGGAGGTGCATTACAAATATGGCAAAAATCACCCATACCAAAACCTGACAGGGTCAAAAAGTTTTAACAATTGGTATTGATAACCTTAAAGTTTTGATTTCTTAACTTGGGCATAGTGTTCCCGAATCACGGATTCTGCCGGTTTGTTTTGAGGGGTAAACCTGTTATCAGCATATCCCCCGGCCCGATCATGATGTATGAACCATTTCCAAACAAAGCCACCGGCAAACCAATCTTCACCCCAAAACTCATCAAAAATGACTTGGGTGGCATCTGCTTGGGCCTTTAAATTGACTTTTTCTTGGTTACGGTCTATCAACCATGGTTTTTTGCCGGTGTAATCCATGCTTCTGTACCCAAATTCAGTAAACAACATGGGCTTGTTGAGTTCTTCCGAAAGGTTTTTCAATTTAGCTTTCCACGGCTGCCATCCTTCCGTTAAGGTCTCCACAGTGGGTGTTTGCTTTTCGCACAACGGAAAATAGGCATTCACGCCAATATAATCCAACTGGTCCCAAAATGGAGTACGGGCATATTCGTCCCAATTGGCAGCATAGGTTACCTTTCCGTGGTAGACTTGCCTTACCTTCCCTATAAGTTCAGTCCAGAATTCAGGTCTATGCTTAATAAACTCATCCCATTCCGTACCGATGCAATACACACTGCATTGGGTTTCTTCGGCCAATTTTGCATACGTCAAAATAAATTCGGCATACGATTTTTCAAACGCCCTCCAATCTTCTTCGGATGACATGACCATATCTCCAGTAAATGAACCCCTCCGAATCCAAATTTGGGGCTTCAACATTACCTGTACGCCATTTTTGTGCAACACTTCAATGTACTGCTTGGCACCACGTGCAGTTTCTCCATACCATTGGTGATCTGTATTAAAGACAAGTTCAGGAGAATTGGCTTCCCTCATAAAACCAAAAGGCATGACCGCCGCATAGTTCGCATGAATTTTCAATACGGGGTCTACATGTACTTGGGTCACTTCTTCCCGAGACCCAACAAAACTGACACCATTGATTTTATCAAGATGCTCACTGCCACAAGAAACCAATACTAAACACCAAAAAAAGCTAACTAATCTCATACCCTTAAATCCATATCCCTAAAAATAATTCATTAAAGTTTAACTCATTTCAAAAAATAGCATCTGTCTTAAATTATATTCTTTCTAAATTAACGGATCGGGTTAAGTTCCTTGGATTTAGTTCGACACATTAGCAACAATAGATTTGGCCGCATGGAGAACATTGTCATCATTGGAAATGGAATTGCCGGGGTTACGGCAGCTCGCCACATCCGAAAACTTTCGGACAAAAAGATTACCATCATTTCTTCGGAAACCGAATATTTCTTTTCCCGTACAGCATTGATGTATGTTTACATGGGACACATGAAATTTGAACATACCCAACCCTATGAGAAAGGCTTTTGGAAGAAAAACCGCATTGAACTGGTCAAAGGACATGTAACCCAGGTCATCCCGGATGAGAAAAAGCTGGTTCTTGCCAGTACAGAGTCCATCTTCTACGATAAACTGATCATAGCCACGGGATCCAAACCCAATAAATTTGGATGGCCCGGTCAAGATTTGGACGGGGTTCAAGGGCTCTATTCCAAACAAGATTTGAATATGTTGGAAGTAAATGCGCCCAACAAAAAGGTCTGCAAACGGGCCGTGATCGTTGGTGGCGGATTGATTGGCATTGAACTGGCCGAAATGTTACGAACCCGAGACATCCCGGTTACCTTCTTGGTGCGTGAGGATAGTTTTTGGAACGGAATCCTGCCCAATGGCGAATCCCAAATGATCAATGAGCATATTTTGGAACACCATATCGATTTAAGGTTAAGCTCCTCCCTAAAAGAAATTGTTTCTGATGAGAGGGGTAGGGTAAAATCCATCATTGTGGAGGAAACCGGGGAAGAAATTCCCTGTGATTTGGTCGGACTAACGGCCGGCGTTACGCCAAACATTGATTTCTTAAAAGATTCTGGAATTGAACTGGGCCGCGGGGTTAAGGTAAACCGATTTTTGGAAACCAACATCAAGGACATTTATGCCATTGGTGATTGTGCAGAACAGCACGAGGCCATTGGAAACAGAAGACCTATTGAAGCCGTTTGGTACACAGGCCGTATGATGGGCGAAACCCTGGCACAGACCGTTTGTGGAAATAAAATCCCATACAATCCGGGGCATTGGTTCAATTCTGCCAAGTTCTTGGACATTGAATACCAAACCTACGGTTGGGTGTTTCCTGAACAAAGAAAGAAAGCCGAGGAAATGCATTTTCACTGGAGACACCCCAAAGAAAAAATTTGCATCACCATTGCCTTCCATAAGGATTCGGAAGAACTTTTAGGCATCAATACCTTTGGTATCCGTCTACGACATGAAATTTTTGACCGATGGCTCACCGAGAAAAGAACCATCGCGTACGTAATGGAGCATATGGCCGATGCCAATTTCGATCCCGAATTCTACCGGACTTATGAAAAGGACATCGTGGACCAATTCAATTCCGATTTTGGGAAAACCGTCAAATCCAAGAAGAAAAGTTTAAAGCAAATCTTCCAAATTGCCTAATTCAACAACAATGAGCACGTACGACAGAAGCATGGCCCTCACCGGGCAACCACCAAAAAGCTTGAGCACAAACCAAAAGTTTGCCACTTTCTTAGGAGTAACTGGATTAATCATCATGCTATTGGCCATTTTTAATGTTTCCTTTCCCAATAAGACATTATGGCTTTCTATCTCACTTTCGTCCGTTTTTGCGGGCATACTCTGGTTTTCGTGGAACGCCTATTCCCAAAAGCTTCCTGGTATAAAAAAT
Encoded here:
- a CDS encoding DUF547 domain-containing protein, which codes for MNVILHLLLGVFLLSCNGKKEKMEVHYQISTSKPDHAIWNTLLKNHVDENGNVNYTDFKQNGARLDNYLSHLAQHPPSQTWSKEDSLAYYINLYNAATVKLIVDHYPVASIKDIPNRWGKKWINVGNTILSLDYIEHKILRKMNEPRIHFAINCASYSCPKLLNEAFVAENMEQQLTKVTSDFVNDSTKNRFENGEAQLSKIFKWYRSDFTEDLSLLGYINQYLKNSIGNDADVEYLDYDWSLNDAK
- a CDS encoding TIGR04283 family arsenosugar biosynthesis glycosyltransferase, with amino-acid sequence MPSKNHSISIIVPVLNEELCIGELLNHLNQNSMPSNSIEIICVDGGSTDKTPKIATQHGAKVVLSQKGRAKQMNLGAEHATGDILYFLHADTFPPNHFDQFILKAVNNGFLAGCFRMQFDTKNLFLRFFAWFSRFNLLLCRGGDQSLFVERELFKTAHGFNEAYRIYEDTEFIDRLYRQTKFKVLSAHVVTSARKYQEIGTLKLQFHFAIIHLKKYLGAGPEELYRYYKKFVST
- a CDS encoding NAD(P)/FAD-dependent oxidoreductase; its protein translation is MENIVIIGNGIAGVTAARHIRKLSDKKITIISSETEYFFSRTALMYVYMGHMKFEHTQPYEKGFWKKNRIELVKGHVTQVIPDEKKLVLASTESIFYDKLIIATGSKPNKFGWPGQDLDGVQGLYSKQDLNMLEVNAPNKKVCKRAVIVGGGLIGIELAEMLRTRDIPVTFLVREDSFWNGILPNGESQMINEHILEHHIDLRLSSSLKEIVSDERGRVKSIIVEETGEEIPCDLVGLTAGVTPNIDFLKDSGIELGRGVKVNRFLETNIKDIYAIGDCAEQHEAIGNRRPIEAVWYTGRMMGETLAQTVCGNKIPYNPGHWFNSAKFLDIEYQTYGWVFPEQRKKAEEMHFHWRHPKEKICITIAFHKDSEELLGINTFGIRLRHEIFDRWLTEKRTIAYVMEHMADANFDPEFYRTYEKDIVDQFNSDFGKTVKSKKKSLKQIFQIA
- a CDS encoding glycoside hydrolase family 113, with translation MRLVSFFWCLVLVSCGSEHLDKINGVSFVGSREEVTQVHVDPVLKIHANYAAVMPFGFMREANSPELVFNTDHQWYGETARGAKQYIEVLHKNGVQVMLKPQIWIRRGSFTGDMVMSSEEDWRAFEKSYAEFILTYAKLAEETQCSVYCIGTEWDEFIKHRPEFWTELIGKVRQVYHGKVTYAANWDEYARTPFWDQLDYIGVNAYFPLCEKQTPTVETLTEGWQPWKAKLKNLSEELNKPMLFTEFGYRSMDYTGKKPWLIDRNQEKVNLKAQADATQVIFDEFWGEDWFAGGFVWKWFIHHDRAGGYADNRFTPQNKPAESVIREHYAQVKKSKL
- a CDS encoding N-acetylmuramoyl-L-alanine amidase, with product MKFIPSLLFWVCACSFLFAQDTPNVVIAEQGDGIFSLLRKQGLDPVKHYEEFIKLNGEKIKDGSFLQIGVAYQIPKATDSFKKTGVQILGENGTEKPIFDKELAGMSLKSEKLKDAVYYLIVENDAHQDNGFVMETVQNLASELMVHGAKVYIMGNDNPEIEEEGGAEMAQTQRLDKFIDAINKRYLQNSGKYQRVLMIRANTVTGTGNMNVAVYHYNKSEEGQRLAENIQNVFKKNSVSNPQDNNNMIFKDKNSLYLAKNTLPAVSLLTLENESSKSTEEKFSVRPNKKQLANLLTSGIMNDFADLDIIEE